The Streptomyces sp. NBC_00670 genome window below encodes:
- a CDS encoding Lrp/AsnC family transcriptional regulator has translation MAVDQLDTRILRLLLEQPRTSVREYARILGVARGTLQARLDRLERDGVITGTAPSLSPAALGHPVLAFVHVEVTQGRLDEVGDALAAVPEIVEAFSTTGGGDLLTRVVARDNAHLEDVVQAVISVPGVVRTRTEVALRERVRYRLLPLVAAVGRAAATQADGPGTSPPPA, from the coding sequence ATGGCCGTGGATCAGCTCGACACCCGCATCCTGCGGCTGCTGCTGGAGCAGCCGCGCACCAGCGTGCGGGAGTACGCGCGCATCCTGGGGGTCGCGCGCGGCACCTTGCAGGCGCGGCTCGACCGGCTGGAGCGGGACGGGGTGATCACCGGTACGGCGCCGTCCCTCTCGCCGGCGGCGCTGGGGCATCCGGTGCTGGCGTTCGTGCACGTGGAGGTGACGCAGGGGCGGCTGGACGAGGTGGGCGACGCGCTCGCCGCCGTTCCCGAGATCGTCGAGGCGTTCTCCACGACGGGGGGCGGGGATCTGCTCACGCGGGTGGTCGCGCGGGACAACGCGCATCTGGAGGACGTGGTGCAGGCGGTGATCAGCGTGCCGGGGGTCGTCCGTACGCGGACGGAGGTGGCGTTGCGGGAGCGGGTGCGGTACCGGTTGCTGCCGCTGGTGGCGGCCGTAGGCCGCGCGGCGGCCACCCAGGCCGACGGCCCGGGCACGAGCCCGCCCCCGGCCTGA
- a CDS encoding lactonase family protein: MSDTVERRAYIGSYTAEGGRGVLTATVDEDTGALTPLGAAGDVPDPSFLAPSPTAGLLYAVSETSDGAVAAFRVTGDTPERVGPLVPVDGGGPTHLSVHAGHVVTANYVSGSVTAVPLRADGTLADAASGVLTHTGSGPDPKRQQSPHAHQVRPDPSGRWLVSVDLGTDSVRVCTLEAGVPVLRHEYALRPGSGPRHLAFHPDGEHAYVVNELSPTVTVCRWDADAGALKPLGETSVLPSAPDGDAYPSGIVVSPDGRFVWTSTRGQDVVSVLAVEPGGESLRLMATVPCGGAWPRDLALSGRFLYVANEHSGNVAWFALDPSSGLPRAGGSLEAPAASCVVFA; this comes from the coding sequence GTGAGCGACACCGTCGAACGGCGGGCGTACATCGGGTCGTACACGGCGGAGGGCGGCCGCGGCGTCCTGACCGCGACCGTCGACGAGGACACCGGCGCCCTCACCCCCCTCGGCGCCGCCGGCGACGTACCCGACCCGTCCTTCCTCGCCCCGTCCCCCACGGCCGGACTGCTCTACGCCGTCAGCGAGACGTCCGACGGCGCCGTCGCGGCCTTCCGCGTCACCGGCGACACCCCGGAGCGCGTCGGCCCCCTCGTTCCCGTCGACGGCGGCGGCCCCACCCACCTCAGCGTGCACGCCGGACATGTCGTGACCGCCAACTACGTCTCCGGCAGCGTCACGGCCGTCCCGCTGCGCGCCGACGGCACCCTCGCGGACGCCGCGTCCGGCGTGCTCACGCACACCGGCTCGGGCCCCGACCCCAAGCGCCAGCAGAGCCCGCACGCCCACCAGGTGCGGCCCGACCCAAGCGGCCGCTGGCTGGTGAGCGTCGACCTCGGCACCGACTCCGTCCGCGTGTGCACCCTGGAGGCCGGGGTGCCCGTCCTGCGCCACGAGTACGCGCTGCGCCCCGGTTCCGGCCCCCGCCACCTCGCGTTCCACCCCGACGGGGAACACGCGTACGTCGTCAACGAGCTGTCGCCCACGGTCACCGTCTGCCGCTGGGACGCCGACGCCGGCGCGCTCAAGCCGCTCGGCGAGACCTCCGTGCTGCCGAGCGCCCCCGACGGCGACGCGTACCCCTCCGGCATCGTGGTCTCGCCCGACGGCAGGTTCGTGTGGACCTCCACCCGCGGCCAGGACGTGGTGTCCGTCCTGGCCGTCGAACCGGGCGGCGAGAGCCTGCGGCTGATGGCGACCGTGCCCTGCGGCGGCGCCTGGCCGCGCGACCTCGCCCTGTCCGGCCGCTTCCTGTACGTGGCCAACGAGCACTCAGGGAACGTCGCCTGGTTCGCCCTCGACCCCTCCTCCGGACTGCCGCGCGCGGGTGGCTCGCTCGAGGCCCCGGCGGCCTCCTGCGTGGTGTTCGCCTGA
- a CDS encoding FUSC family protein, with protein MFTAADPGRTRLRVSLRAVLGIGLAVTVCAAAGLPLPASITGGLAALLALFTVADPTVRGQAATTALLPAVGLPVLALASALHGLPLLRDAAWLALVLAGVYARRWGPRGHALGIFAFMMFFTAQFLHAVPGALPRLTAAVLLSVGTAAGIRFGLWCVERGTAPPAAPAPPAGRGLARHTTRQAFQATAACAFATAAGELLSYERWYWAVGAAWWIFVNTASRGETLVRGFRRVFGTVTGLVAGLLVAVPVHGAPAPTAALVAVCVFGIFYSAPLSYSWMMFFVTVMAGLLYGLLGVLHPGLLGLRLAETGVGALGAALAVALVLPVTTHAVTDHWVRRALHAVHACTTAASRRLAGDEAADPAPRVAELEAILGRVRMALAPLVHPLNPLRARGARARTVLALLDECVRETRGLATVAAHPDASHDTRLTEACARVETAVHTLLGAVPAPTHTPPPASHPPHPAAERALTHLHTLEHTLTALAVPLKA; from the coding sequence ATGTTCACGGCCGCGGACCCGGGCCGGACCCGGCTACGGGTCTCGCTGCGCGCGGTGCTCGGCATCGGCCTCGCCGTGACCGTCTGCGCGGCGGCGGGACTGCCGCTGCCCGCGTCGATCACGGGCGGACTGGCCGCCCTGCTCGCACTGTTCACCGTCGCCGACCCGACCGTACGCGGCCAGGCGGCCACCACCGCACTGCTCCCCGCCGTCGGCCTGCCGGTGCTCGCGCTCGCCTCGGCGCTGCACGGGCTCCCGCTGCTCCGCGACGCCGCCTGGCTCGCGCTCGTGCTCGCGGGCGTGTACGCCCGTCGCTGGGGCCCGCGCGGCCACGCGCTGGGCATCTTCGCGTTCATGATGTTCTTCACCGCCCAGTTCCTGCACGCCGTCCCCGGCGCGCTCCCGCGCCTGACCGCCGCCGTGCTGCTGTCCGTCGGCACCGCCGCCGGGATCCGGTTCGGGCTGTGGTGCGTGGAGCGCGGTACGGCCCCGCCCGCCGCACCGGCCCCGCCGGCCGGGCGCGGACTGGCCCGGCACACCACCCGGCAGGCCTTCCAGGCCACCGCCGCCTGCGCCTTCGCGACGGCCGCCGGCGAACTGCTGTCGTACGAGCGCTGGTACTGGGCCGTCGGCGCCGCCTGGTGGATCTTCGTCAACACCGCCTCGCGCGGCGAGACGCTGGTCCGCGGCTTCCGCCGGGTGTTCGGCACGGTCACCGGCCTGGTCGCCGGCCTGCTGGTGGCCGTGCCGGTGCACGGGGCACCGGCGCCGACGGCGGCCCTCGTCGCGGTGTGCGTCTTCGGGATCTTCTACTCGGCGCCCCTGTCGTACAGCTGGATGATGTTCTTCGTGACGGTCATGGCGGGCCTGCTCTACGGGCTGCTGGGCGTGCTGCACCCCGGGCTGCTCGGTCTGCGGCTGGCCGAGACGGGCGTGGGCGCGCTCGGCGCGGCGCTCGCCGTCGCGCTGGTGCTGCCGGTCACGACGCACGCCGTCACCGACCACTGGGTGCGGCGCGCACTGCACGCCGTGCACGCCTGCACCACCGCCGCCTCCCGCCGCCTCGCGGGCGACGAGGCGGCCGACCCCGCGCCGCGCGTGGCGGAACTCGAAGCGATCCTGGGACGCGTACGGATGGCGCTCGCGCCACTGGTGCACCCGCTCAACCCACTGCGGGCGCGCGGAGCGCGAGCACGGACGGTCCTCGCCCTGCTGGACGAATGCGTCCGCGAAACCCGCGGCCTGGCGACCGTCGCCGCCCACCCCGACGCCTCCCACGACACCCGCCTCACCGAGGCCTGCGCCCGCGTGGAAACGGCGGTGCACACACTCCTGGGCGCGGTCCCCGCTCCCACCCACACACCCCCACCGGCATCCCACCCCCCGCACCCGGCCGCGGAACGCGCCCTGACCCACCTCCACACCCTGGAACACACCCTGACAGCCCTCGCCGTCCCCCTGAAGGCCTGA